ATGAGCAGGGCGTTGTGCCGCATCGCCCATTCCGCATACGACCGGATGTTTCGCCGCAGCCATTGGTCGGCGTCGCGCAGCGACCCGTCGTGGGCATCGTGTGCGAGGTTGGGAATGACGATGCTCACCGTCGGCAGGTGTTCGAATCCGAGCGGCTTGCCTTGCTCGTCGACGGCGAACCCGCGGTAGCGCTTGCCGGTGTTCGGGTCGATCGTGGCCTCGAACCCTAGGTTGATCGACTCCGGTAGAACGAACCGCCGCCGGGCGGCGGAATCCGGCGTGCCGGAAAAATCGATCCAGTTGATCACCGGATTGTGCTTGCGCGCGTAGCGCTCGATGCCGGTGCCGAACAGGTCGCCGTCGAATCCGGGGAAGGGCAGCGTTTCGGAAAAGATCGCGAACGTTCCGCCATGCGCGCGTACCGCCGCCCCGAGGTTCGGCGTCGTGAAGGGGCGCAGGGCCGCCGGAATCATCCGGTCGCCGATGCCGGTCGGAACGTGGAAGGCCGGCAAGCGCAGCCGCGCACCGTCGGGCGCGTTGGTGGCGATGCCCCGGTACGGATACCCCGGAAACGGCGCGGCTGCCTCGAAGTACGACGGCGTGACGCCTTGATTGTTGCCCGAGGTCAGGTACAGATAGTTGGCCTGACTGGGGCGCGAGGGCAAGGGGTGTGCGAATCCCCGGGGGATGATGCCGTAGGGCGTTTCTCCGAACGTGGCCCCCGTCATTTGGGCGCCGCGCCGCGCGATCGCGTTGTAGAACGGCATGTCCGGGTTGCCGTATACCTGGGATGCCGAATGATTCTCCAGGATGACGATCACCGTGTGGGACGGCGTCGGCAGGGGGGCGGCGCGGCCGCTCAGGGGAGTCGCCGCGCCAAGGAGTGCAATCAGCGGGAGCGCGATCCGCGCGACGGCGCGGAGCGCGGGACGGCGCCGCGCCCGAGCGTTGGCGACGGCGGGCGATCGATCGGATTGCACGGAGGCTCCTTCCGGTTGCGGAGGCGCGAAAAACCGCGATTATGCGATACGGCGCTGTCGGGACGCGTACAATCCGCATCTTCCTCTGAATCGAATGTCCATGCGCAGAAATCGCAACGCCAAGATCGTCGCCACGCTTGGCCCCGCCAGTTCCTCCGAAGAGATCATCCGCAACTTGTTCGTCGCCGGCGTCGACGTGTTCCGGCTGAATTTCAGTCACGGTTCCCACGCCGAACACAAGGAGCGGTACGACATCGTCCGCCGGATCAGCCAGGAATTCGGCCGCCCGATCGCCATCCTCGGCGATCTGCAGGGCCCGAAGCTGCGCGTGGGCAAGTTCGCCGAAGGCGCCGTCATGCTCGAGCCGGACGCGACGTTCCGGCTCGATCTGGACTCGGCCGACGGCGATGCGCGGCGCGTCAATCTCCCGCATCCGGAGATTTTTGCCGCGCTGGTGCGCGATGCGACCCTCCTGCTCGACGATGGTCGCCTGGAGTTGCGGGTCGAAGAGCACGGTCCGGATTTCGCCAATACCCGCGTGGTGGTCGGCGGGCGCCTGAGCGACCGCAAGGGCGTGAATGTCCCGGGCGTGGTGCTGCCGATTTCCCCGCTCACGGAAAAGGACCGGCGCGACCTGCAATATGCGCTGGACCTGGGTGTCGACTGGATCGCGCTGTCGTTCGTGCAGCGGCCGGAAGACGTCCTGGAAGCGCGCGCACTCATCGGGGATCGCGCGCTCATCATGACCAAGCTGGAAAAGCCCTCGGCCATCGACCGGCTCGACGAGATCGTCGCGGTGTCCGATGCGATCATGGTCGCGCGGGGGGATCTCGGCGTCGAGATGCCGCCCGAGCGGGTGCCGATCCTGCAGCGCTCGATCGTGCGCGTGAGCCGCCGCGAGGGCAAGCCGGTGGTCGTCGCGACCCAGATGCTGGAATCGATGACCGCCAGCCCGGTCCCGACCCGCGCGGAGGCGTCCGACGTCGCCAGCGCGATCTTCCAGGGTGCCGATGCCGTCATGCTGTCGGCCGAATCCGCCGCCGGAAAATATCCGGTCGAGGCGGTGACGATCATGGATCGGATCATCACCCAGGTGGAAGGGGATCCGCAGTACCGGGCGCTGCTCGATGCGGACCACCAGAAGGCTTCGTCCACCGTGGCCGACGCCGTGTGTGCGGCGCTGGGACAGATGGCCCATATCGTGTCGGCCAAGACCGTCATCACCTACACCGCTTCCGGCGCGTCGGCATTGCGCGCGGCCCGGCAGCGTCCGGACGCCCCCATTCTGTCGCTCACGCCCAGCCCGCGCACTGCGCAGCGCCTTGCCGTGGTCTGGGGCGTGCATTCGCTGCATAGCACCGGAGCCCCGGACGTCAACACGATGACCGATCTGGCGTGCCGCGCCGCGCTGCAGGAAGGGTTCGCGTCGGTCGGGGATTACGTCGTGATCGCCGCGGGGGTTCCCTTCGGCCAGTCGGGCACGACCAATCTGCTGCGGGTGGCCAAGGTCGGGCAGGATGGCGCCGACGACGGCGGGTTGGCATCGGAACCGGTGCGCCGGTAATTCCGCGCGGGACAGGTCGGCATGACATCGACGGTGCGCACCCGGATTGCTCCCAGCCCGACGGGCATGCTGCATCTTGGAACGGCCCGCACGGCGCTGTTCAGCTGGGCATTCGCCCGCCACCACGGCGGCGCCTTCATTCTGCGGATCGAGGACACGGATCTCGAACGATCCACCGAGGAGGCCGTGCAGGTCATCCTCGACAGCATGAAGTGGCTCGGCCTCGAATACGACGAGGGGCCGTTCCGCCAGACCGACCGCCTGCCGCGCTACCGTGAGGTGATCGAGCGGCTGCTCGCGGAAGGCAAGGCGTACCGGTGCTATGCGACCCGCGAGGAACTG
This genomic window from Burkholderiales bacterium GJ-E10 contains:
- a CDS encoding secreted acid phosphatase — encoded protein: MQSDRSPAVANARARRRPALRAVARIALPLIALLGAATPLSGRAAPLPTPSHTVIVILENHSASQVYGNPDMPFYNAIARRGAQMTGATFGETPYGIIPRGFAHPLPSRPSQANYLYLTSGNNQGVTPSYFEAAAPFPGYPYRGIATNAPDGARLRLPAFHVPTGIGDRMIPAALRPFTTPNLGAAVRAHGGTFAIFSETLPFPGFDGDLFGTGIERYARKHNPVINWIDFSGTPDSAARRRFVLPESINLGFEATIDPNTGKRYRGFAVDEQGKPLGFEHLPTVSIVIPNLAHDAHDGSLRDADQWLRRNIRSYAEWAMRHNALLILTFDENGAAKYAIHGDPYKEGITPIPTVFYGPMIKPGRYAEPSDHLNVLATMLAMHADLDRFRKDFARSHAGTEAQQELANLRPIRDIFGAGPALTAQAPVR
- a CDS encoding pyruvate kinase Pyk, yielding MRRNRNAKIVATLGPASSSEEIIRNLFVAGVDVFRLNFSHGSHAEHKERYDIVRRISQEFGRPIAILGDLQGPKLRVGKFAEGAVMLEPDATFRLDLDSADGDARRVNLPHPEIFAALVRDATLLLDDGRLELRVEEHGPDFANTRVVVGGRLSDRKGVNVPGVVLPISPLTEKDRRDLQYALDLGVDWIALSFVQRPEDVLEARALIGDRALIMTKLEKPSAIDRLDEIVAVSDAIMVARGDLGVEMPPERVPILQRSIVRVSRREGKPVVVATQMLESMTASPVPTRAEASDVASAIFQGADAVMLSAESAAGKYPVEAVTIMDRIITQVEGDPQYRALLDADHQKASSTVADAVCAALGQMAHIVSAKTVITYTASGASALRAARQRPDAPILSLTPSPRTAQRLAVVWGVHSLHSTGAPDVNTMTDLACRAALQEGFASVGDYVVIAAGVPFGQSGTTNLLRVAKVGQDGADDGGLASEPVRR